ATCCTGATAACATAAATACGGATAATGCGATAGATAGAATTGTATTCTTCATGAGGCTAAAATATTTGTGTTACAATCCAAACAGGATAAGCTTGTTCCGTTGCTGGCAAGAAGCAGATACTAAGTATCCAAAATCGTGATTAAGCTCTAACATAAATAGCGCTGTAAATGGATTGGTGGATTTCTCTGAAGCATTGCCATCGCCAAATGCGCCAGTAGGATACCCATTATCTTTCCCTGTTCCGTTTATTACATCACCCAAGGCATACATAAGTCGTACACCAGCAACGAGTCCTGTATTGTCTGTTCCTGCAACGTAGTTACCTAGCCCAACAACTACAGACCAGTATGTGCCATTAAAGTTATCCGATACATCACCCAGGTCGCTTTCCATAACACCTTGCACAATGCTAAACTGCGGACCAATCT
This region of Flavobacteriales bacterium genomic DNA includes:
- a CDS encoding outer membrane beta-barrel protein, giving the protein MRKLLISAALFLAVTTSFAQQWGDIGIKGGYGYNLLFNSNLINDKDFQYDHSFGYSFGGKIGWNFSYNNEVVVEFMSTHFNQDLKYNADGNSGTLKYAMHSYDIPLIYRSNNEKTGSYAEIGPQFSIVQGVMESDLGDVSDNFNGTYWSVVVGLGNYVAGTDNTGLVAGVRLMYALGDVINGTGKDNGYPTGAFGDGNASEKSTNPFTALFMLELNHDFGYLVSASCQQRNKLILFGL